Proteins from a single region of Sphingobacteriaceae bacterium:
- a CDS encoding histidinol-phosphatase HisJ family protein, with product MLADYHMHLEKDSVTEDCRFAPDRVMEYAAAAAAAGLAEIGISEHCHRFRQFRPIMSSLLEPQLVAGGWWLPDQFNYDLDGYVAAVLTAAGREAPVAIRLGLEVDYIPGREDDIRALLAGYPWDYVIGSVHFLPGWAIDVSPQDGWPHRDVDQAYRDYFQFLMEAAATGLFDIMAHPDLIKKFGHRPSFDLTPLYREAAEVFARAGVTAELSTAGWHVPVGEAYPAPQFLEILAGAGVPISLGSDAHDPAHVGRDFRRAVQLARRCGYR from the coding sequence TTGCTGGCCGACTACCACATGCACCTGGAAAAGGACAGCGTTACGGAAGACTGCCGCTTCGCCCCTGACCGGGTGATGGAATACGCGGCCGCCGCCGCGGCGGCAGGGTTGGCGGAAATCGGCATCAGCGAGCATTGCCACCGGTTCCGCCAATTCCGGCCCATTATGTCGTCCCTGCTGGAACCCCAGCTGGTGGCAGGCGGCTGGTGGCTCCCCGACCAGTTCAACTACGACTTGGACGGGTACGTGGCAGCGGTGTTGACGGCCGCCGGCCGGGAGGCGCCCGTGGCCATCCGGCTGGGGCTGGAAGTGGACTACATCCCCGGCCGGGAAGACGACATCCGGGCGCTGCTGGCGGGGTACCCGTGGGACTACGTCATCGGCTCCGTCCACTTTCTGCCCGGCTGGGCCATCGATGTCAGCCCCCAGGACGGCTGGCCCCATCGGGACGTGGACCAAGCCTACCGGGATTATTTTCAATTCCTCATGGAAGCGGCGGCAACGGGGCTGTTCGACATCATGGCCCACCCCGACCTGATCAAAAAATTCGGCCACCGGCCTTCCTTTGATTTGACGCCCTTGTACCGGGAGGCGGCTGAGGTCTTCGCCCGGGCCGGCGTGACCGCCGAACTGAGCACCGCCGGCTGGCACGTGCCCGTGGGCGAGGCCTATCCGGCGCCGCAATTCCTGGAAATCCTGGCTGGGGCCGGGGTGCCCATCAGCCTGGGCTCCGACGCCCACGATCCTGCCCATGTGGGGCGTGACTTCCGGCGGGCGGTGCAGCTGGCCCGCCGGTGCGGCTACCGGGA
- the pfkA gene encoding 6-phosphofructokinase, with amino-acid sequence MAGPRLAVLTSGGDAPGMNAAVRAVVRNSHYHGWEPIGVYNGFHGLITGNLAVMDAGSVGDIIHRGGTVLRSGRSDAFTTEEGFRQALQTLSEQQIQAVVVIGGNGSLRGALRLAQAGVSVIGVPATIDNDIGGTETTIGFDTAVNTAVEAINRIRDTASAHDRTFIVEVMGRHSGFIALAAALAGGAESVLIPEEEPDYDEICRRIQRGYQRGKAHSIIVVAEGAADGFQAAREIERRTGLETRVTVLGHVQRGGTPTASDRILASRLGAAAVDLLVEGRHGLMVGIAAGEVRPVPLATALAETPRPDPALIRLASILGS; translated from the coding sequence GTGGCCGGGCCGAGACTTGCCGTCTTGACCTCCGGGGGCGACGCCCCCGGCATGAACGCTGCCGTGCGGGCCGTGGTTCGCAACAGCCATTACCACGGCTGGGAGCCCATCGGCGTCTACAACGGGTTCCACGGCCTCATCACCGGCAATTTAGCCGTCATGGATGCCGGCTCTGTTGGGGATATCATCCACCGGGGCGGCACCGTGCTGCGCTCCGGCCGGTCCGATGCCTTCACCACCGAGGAAGGGTTCCGGCAGGCCCTGCAGACCTTGTCGGAGCAGCAGATTCAAGCCGTGGTCGTCATCGGCGGCAACGGCTCCCTGCGGGGCGCCCTGCGCCTGGCCCAGGCAGGGGTGTCGGTAATCGGCGTGCCGGCTACCATCGATAACGATATCGGCGGCACGGAAACCACCATCGGCTTCGACACGGCGGTGAACACGGCCGTAGAAGCCATCAACCGGATCCGGGACACCGCCAGCGCCCACGACCGCACCTTCATCGTGGAGGTCATGGGCCGCCACAGCGGCTTCATTGCCCTGGCCGCCGCCCTGGCGGGCGGGGCCGAGTCGGTGCTCATCCCCGAGGAGGAGCCCGACTACGATGAGATATGCCGCCGCATCCAGCGGGGCTACCAGCGGGGCAAGGCCCACAGCATCATCGTGGTGGCCGAAGGGGCTGCCGACGGCTTTCAGGCGGCCCGGGAGATCGAGCGGCGCACCGGCCTGGAAACCCGGGTGACGGTCCTGGGGCACGTGCAGCGGGGCGGTACACCCACCGCCTCCGACCGCATCCTGGCCAGCCGCCTGGGCGCGGCGGCCGTGGACCTGCTGGTGGAAGGCCGGCACGGGCTCATGGTGGGCATCGCCGCCGGAGAGGTCCGGCCGGTGCCCTTGGCCACGGCCCTGGCCGAAACGCCGCGCCCCGACCCGGCCCTGATCCGCCTGGCAAGCATTCTCGGATCCTAG
- the pyk gene encoding pyruvate kinase, with protein MARTKIIATLGPATDNIDVLVAMIKAGMDVARVNLSHVTPESLTAYIEKVREAARLAQRPTLAVMLDTRGPEIRVGNLPYGGIKLTEGQLVHLVPGDGEFSPGEPWLAGGPGNPRVAVIPVTYGKLAEVVEPGQRILLDDGNFALDVEHVEAPRVVARVLVGGHLKARKRVTLPHQPGDLPVLTEADTEDLRLGLSLGADLVAASFIRDAADVLTVRRLIETMGSSAGVVAKVENRQAVEQLDEILSVADGIMVARGDLGVELTAEEVPVLQKEIIRRCNRAGKPVIIATQMLESMVSRPRPTRAEASDVANAIFDGADAVMLSAETSVGEYPVEAVEVMSRIATRAEEALDHESWLEAFGPLGPISVTDAISQASCTIAHKLGAVAIISATQSGHTARMVARYRPKQVLLAATPDDAVARRMSLVWGVEPLVITLQESAGAMRDEAIEQAIELGLIVPGDLVVFTAGVPIGVTGTTNLLQIHTVGEVAVRGTGVGQGSYSGPVRFIVNPDTDPPPEPGDVVVCTATTEDMTPLLEKAGALVAEAAGLSSHAAVLGLRLGVPTIVGAIGAMSALEPGEIVTVDAQRGLIYRGRATVK; from the coding sequence ATGGCACGCACAAAAATCATCGCCACCTTGGGGCCCGCCACCGACAACATCGACGTGCTGGTGGCCATGATCAAGGCGGGCATGGACGTAGCCCGGGTGAATCTGTCCCATGTGACCCCCGAAAGTTTGACCGCCTACATCGAGAAAGTGCGGGAGGCCGCCCGCCTGGCCCAGCGTCCCACCTTGGCCGTCATGCTGGACACCCGCGGCCCCGAAATCCGGGTAGGCAACCTGCCCTACGGCGGCATCAAGCTGACCGAAGGCCAGCTGGTGCACCTGGTGCCCGGCGACGGGGAATTTTCCCCCGGCGAGCCGTGGCTGGCCGGCGGGCCCGGCAATCCCAGGGTGGCCGTCATCCCCGTGACCTACGGCAAATTGGCCGAAGTGGTGGAGCCGGGCCAGCGCATCCTGCTGGACGACGGGAATTTCGCCCTGGATGTGGAGCACGTGGAAGCGCCCCGGGTGGTGGCCCGGGTGCTGGTGGGCGGGCATCTGAAGGCCCGCAAGCGGGTAACCCTGCCCCACCAGCCCGGCGACCTGCCGGTGCTGACGGAAGCCGACACCGAAGACCTGCGTCTGGGCCTGAGCCTGGGGGCCGACCTGGTGGCGGCCTCCTTCATCCGGGACGCCGCCGACGTGTTGACCGTGCGGCGCCTCATCGAAACCATGGGCAGCAGCGCCGGCGTGGTGGCCAAGGTGGAAAACCGCCAGGCCGTGGAGCAATTGGACGAGATCTTAAGTGTGGCCGACGGCATCATGGTGGCCCGGGGCGACTTGGGTGTGGAATTGACGGCGGAAGAAGTACCGGTGCTGCAGAAGGAGATCATCCGCCGCTGCAACCGGGCCGGCAAGCCCGTCATCATCGCCACCCAGATGCTGGAGTCCATGGTGTCCCGGCCCCGGCCCACCCGGGCCGAGGCCAGCGACGTGGCCAACGCCATCTTCGACGGCGCCGACGCCGTGATGCTCTCGGCGGAAACGTCGGTGGGGGAGTACCCCGTGGAAGCGGTGGAGGTCATGTCCCGCATCGCCACCCGGGCGGAGGAGGCCCTGGATCACGAATCCTGGCTGGAGGCCTTCGGCCCCTTGGGGCCCATCAGCGTCACCGACGCCATCAGCCAAGCCTCCTGCACCATCGCCCACAAATTGGGCGCGGTGGCTATCATTTCCGCCACCCAGTCGGGCCATACCGCCCGCATGGTGGCCCGCTACCGGCCCAAGCAAGTCCTGCTGGCGGCCACCCCCGACGACGCCGTGGCCCGCCGCATGTCGCTGGTCTGGGGCGTGGAACCCCTGGTCATCACCTTGCAGGAATCGGCCGGAGCCATGCGGGACGAGGCCATCGAGCAGGCCATTGAGTTGGGCCTTATCGTGCCGGGGGACTTGGTGGTGTTCACCGCCGGCGTGCCCATCGGCGTCACCGGCACCACCAACCTGCTGCAGATCCACACGGTGGGCGAGGTGGCGGTCCGGGGCACCGGCGTGGGGCAGGGCAGCTACAGCGGCCCGGTGCGCTTCATCGTCAACCCTGACACCGACCCGCCCCCGGAGCCCGGGGACGTGGTGGTCTGCACCGCCACGACGGAAGACATGACGCCCCTGCTGGAAAAGGCCGGGGCCTTGGTGGCCGAAGCCGCCGGCTTGTCCAGCCATGCCGCGGTCCTGGGCCTGCGCCTGGGCGTTCCCACCATCGTGGGGGCCATCGGGGCCATGTCGGCCCTGGAGCCCGGGGAGATCGTCACCGTGGACGCCCAGCGGGGCCTCATCTACAGGGGCCGGGCCACGGTGAAATAG